Proteins co-encoded in one Hymenobacter swuensis DY53 genomic window:
- a CDS encoding OmpH family outer membrane protein yields the protein MNKLFLWTAALLGLLCGVMGPQTAQAQKFGYVDSEFILSKLPDYTQAQQELNTLSANWQKDIETQKKDLDKLYRNYQAEEVVLTEAMKKKRQDEILKKEQDIKAYQNRIFGFEGQLFKKRQELTKPVQDKVFEAVEKVAKKKQLAIMFDKSGDLTMLYTNPVHDYTEFVLEELGLASEDRNQPAQKGTVKTVATPQTPAGDTVAEEEPVPGRQPARTTTRPATRKK from the coding sequence ATGAACAAATTGTTTTTGTGGACGGCGGCCTTACTGGGGCTGCTATGTGGAGTGATGGGCCCGCAGACCGCCCAGGCGCAGAAATTCGGCTACGTTGATTCGGAGTTCATCCTGAGCAAGCTGCCCGACTACACCCAAGCGCAGCAGGAACTCAATACACTTTCGGCGAACTGGCAGAAGGACATCGAGACCCAAAAAAAGGACCTTGATAAGCTCTACCGGAATTATCAGGCCGAAGAAGTGGTTCTTACGGAAGCTATGAAGAAAAAGCGGCAGGACGAGATTCTGAAGAAGGAGCAGGATATTAAAGCTTACCAGAACCGAATATTTGGATTTGAGGGCCAACTCTTCAAGAAACGCCAGGAACTCACCAAGCCGGTGCAGGACAAGGTATTCGAAGCCGTCGAAAAAGTAGCCAAGAAGAAACAGCTGGCTATTATGTTCGATAAGTCCGGTGACCTGACCATGCTCTACACAAATCCCGTGCATGACTACACGGAATTTGTGCTGGAAGAGCTGGGTCTGGCTTCTGAGGACCGTAACCAGCCGGCCCAGAAAGGCACGGTGAAAACTGTAGCTACTCCGCAAACGCCTGCCGGCGACACGGTTGCGGAAGAGGAGCCGGTGCCCGGCCGACAGCCTGCCCGCACTACTACGCGGCCGGCAACCCGAAAAAAGTAA
- a CDS encoding OmpH family outer membrane protein, which yields MNKFRVALAAAALTFTTATASMAQTAAPLKIGYTSVEYVLSQMPESKQIESQLKDYSTQLKNQLDAKATDFRTKGEAYQKGAAAMSDPVRADKEKELQNLQQSIQEFQQNAEASLQQKQQALLKPALDKLQKNIDAVAEENGFTYILNSDGASPVLLHGPKEGDVSDLILKKMGITPGAATAPKVTTPAAPAPSAVPAASTTKTKTKTKK from the coding sequence ATGAACAAATTCCGCGTTGCGCTGGCTGCTGCCGCCCTTACCTTCACTACGGCTACGGCTTCGATGGCTCAGACTGCCGCACCGCTGAAAATTGGCTATACCAGCGTGGAATACGTGCTGAGTCAGATGCCCGAAAGCAAGCAGATTGAGTCGCAGTTGAAAGACTATAGCACCCAACTCAAAAACCAGTTGGATGCCAAAGCCACTGACTTCCGCACGAAAGGCGAAGCCTACCAGAAAGGAGCCGCTGCCATGTCGGATCCGGTGCGCGCTGATAAGGAGAAGGAACTGCAGAATCTGCAGCAATCTATCCAGGAGTTCCAGCAGAACGCGGAGGCTTCGTTGCAGCAGAAGCAGCAGGCGCTGCTGAAGCCGGCTCTGGATAAGCTTCAGAAGAACATCGATGCAGTGGCTGAGGAAAACGGCTTCACCTACATTTTGAACTCCGATGGTGCCAGCCCGGTGCTGCTCCACGGACCCAAGGAGGGCGACGTATCGGATCTGATTCTAAAGAAGATGGGTATTACGCCCGGCGCGGCTACCGCTCCTAAGGTGACTACGCCTGCTGCCCCGGCTCCTTCGGCCGTACCAGCAGCTTCGACTACTAAAACCAAGACCAAAACCAAGAAATAA